Proteins encoded together in one SAR324 cluster bacterium window:
- the plsY gene encoding glycerol-3-phosphate 1-O-acyltransferase PlsY: MSLLISLLIAYLLGSIPFGLLISRFWLGIDVRQQGSGNIGMTNVMRVGGKLPGALTFILDFGKAWLAVLIADALLVEESTPEPALGTLMLVGAFAVLGHVFPIFLRFKGGKGISCQIGTLLAVYYPLALVGMGTWLLMFAWKKISSFSAIVMLCVLPPVSLVLPGMVWEFPTWDLSAIQFALSLLLLYSHRDNLRRLREGSEGVLQSSSSNNSSQRSQ; the protein is encoded by the coding sequence ATGTCCCTCCTCATTTCTCTCCTGATAGCTTATCTTCTTGGGAGCATCCCCTTTGGACTATTGATTAGCCGGTTCTGGTTAGGTATTGATGTCCGCCAGCAAGGTAGTGGAAACATTGGTATGACCAATGTAATGAGAGTCGGTGGAAAATTACCGGGAGCGCTAACATTTATACTTGATTTCGGTAAAGCGTGGCTTGCTGTTTTGATAGCAGATGCGCTGCTGGTGGAAGAGTCAACGCCCGAACCTGCATTGGGAACCCTGATGCTTGTTGGAGCTTTCGCAGTTCTTGGACATGTATTCCCAATTTTTCTGCGCTTCAAGGGTGGTAAGGGGATTTCGTGTCAAATTGGAACACTGCTGGCTGTTTATTATCCTTTAGCTTTAGTTGGCATGGGAACGTGGTTGCTGATGTTTGCCTGGAAAAAAATATCAAGCTTCTCCGCAATCGTGATGCTTTGTGTATTGCCGCCTGTGAGCTTAGTTTTGCCAGGCATGGTGTGGGAATTCCCAACATGGGATTTAAGTGCAATTCAGTTTGCTTTGAGTCTCCTACTTCTGTATAGCCATCGCGATAATCTTCGGCGATTACGTGAGGGTAGTGAGGGTGTTTTG
- a CDS encoding R3H domain-containing nucleic acid-binding protein, with translation MTDKFQDKSQVIEAELTPQDEEFLKEINLQILKFLEKDEEILEFDPMNSYQRRLVHQMGSLYQLSSKSVGSRDERYVCLLKSQSLGEILAAPEKPEESQDLAPRSGVMIDRGNEIFYCRPGQKIVLRADGSFGVPTSDNTMKVLDEREMDNGMFRIQRNHLICPQDEQW, from the coding sequence ATGACAGACAAATTTCAGGATAAATCTCAGGTCATTGAAGCTGAGTTAACCCCCCAAGACGAAGAATTTCTTAAAGAAATCAATCTGCAGATTCTAAAATTCCTTGAGAAAGACGAAGAAATTTTAGAATTTGACCCGATGAACTCCTACCAACGTAGGCTCGTACATCAGATGGGCTCGTTATATCAACTCAGCAGTAAATCTGTGGGTAGCCGAGATGAGCGTTATGTCTGTTTGCTCAAATCACAATCGCTTGGAGAAATTCTGGCTGCACCAGAAAAACCAGAAGAGTCCCAAGATCTAGCTCCCCGAAGCGGAGTAATGATTGATAGAGGCAATGAAATCTTTTATTGCCGCCCCGGTCAGAAGATTGTTTTAAGAGCCGATGGCAGCTTCGGAGTCCCGACTTCGGATAACACCATGAAAGTGTTGGATGAGAGAGAGATGGACAACGGTATGTTTCGAATTCAACGCAACCACTTGATTTGTCCTCAGGATGAGCAGTGGTGA
- a CDS encoding ribonuclease III domain-containing protein, with amino-acid sequence MSSGEDWKEWSNFGLAYLGDAIFELWCRKYALQRSQSASKVHQWVVELVRCQTQSKLVSLWYGMLNEEELQVFQRGKNQKPQTRPKHATVEEYRMATGFECVIGYWHLQQRDRLNEMMHLPESRKLIEAHTAEI; translated from the coding sequence ATGAGCAGTGGTGAGGACTGGAAGGAGTGGTCAAACTTTGGTTTGGCCTACTTAGGCGATGCTATCTTTGAGCTTTGGTGTCGCAAATATGCTTTGCAGAGAAGTCAAAGTGCCAGCAAGGTGCATCAGTGGGTGGTAGAGTTAGTACGCTGTCAAACACAATCAAAGCTGGTTTCTCTTTGGTACGGAATGCTGAATGAGGAAGAGCTTCAAGTTTTTCAACGTGGGAAGAACCAGAAACCACAAACACGGCCTAAGCATGCAACGGTTGAGGAATATCGAATGGCGACAGGCTTTGAATGTGTTATCGGCTATTGGCATCTTCAACAACGTGATCGGCTAAACGAAATGATGCATCTTCCAGAATCTAGAAAATTGATTGAGGCACACACTGCAGAAATCTAA
- a CDS encoding septum formation initiator family protein yields MMSQLLKNLRRPSTLPNSKQKRGKQTHNAKERVLYIWGLFSPPKPSAVQAKQADTEIRPISMMGLLIGFLLIMTLVGVVGDYGVLATSRLNDQDFRLRHEMQEMRVQEQELLAEVQALRTSSEYIDFLARRDLGLVKLDELIYYLPKHISLPRESSYLVFPSSKHPRRQVERVLEALHPLENRPDTLLSTSNTNSPLNGKASQ; encoded by the coding sequence ATGATGAGCCAGCTTCTGAAAAATTTGCGCCGGCCCTCCACTCTGCCAAATTCTAAGCAGAAGCGGGGAAAACAAACACATAATGCCAAGGAACGCGTCCTTTACATCTGGGGTTTGTTTAGCCCCCCCAAACCCTCCGCAGTTCAGGCTAAACAAGCAGACACTGAGATTCGTCCCATCTCAATGATGGGTCTACTTATCGGTTTTCTGCTGATTATGACTTTGGTGGGAGTGGTAGGTGATTACGGCGTGCTAGCCACCTCAAGACTCAATGACCAAGATTTCCGCTTGCGTCATGAAATGCAGGAAATGCGAGTTCAGGAGCAAGAATTGCTAGCGGAAGTCCAAGCTCTGCGAACAAGCTCGGAATACATCGATTTTCTAGCTCGGCGTGATTTGGGATTAGTCAAGTTGGATGAATTGATCTACTACTTACCCAAACACATCTCTCTGCCAAGAGAATCCTCCTACTTAGTCTTTCCTTCTAGTAAACACCCTCGTCGTCAAGTTGAGCGAGTTTTAGAGGCCTTACACCCTTTGGAAAATCGACCAGACACTCTGTTATCCACCAGTAATACAAACTCTCCCTTGAATGGGAAAGCTTCACAGTGA
- the rsmI gene encoding 16S rRNA (cytidine(1402)-2'-O)-methyltransferase, which translates to MSMGKLFLVPTPIGNAGDITLRALEVLKTVDEVICEERKVGSRFLKHHGIQQNLRTLNEHNESEQIRDLLNLLKDGKQLALISDAGTPVFADPGYRLIQAIIASQGEIVSLPGPSSLMTALVVSGLPCQDFYCVGFLPRKTELRRKALQSLKRLQTTLVIYEAPYRLIPLLKDVSGELGGQQPASLCVRLSYPDERVLRGNLKKLLAHCEAFPFKGEFVLLVDNRVSGRFSKGCKASKTRST; encoded by the coding sequence ATGTCCATGGGCAAACTCTTTCTCGTTCCAACTCCAATTGGAAATGCGGGTGATATTACTTTACGGGCACTGGAAGTTCTGAAAACTGTCGATGAAGTGATTTGTGAAGAACGGAAGGTCGGCAGCCGTTTTCTCAAGCATCACGGAATTCAACAAAATCTACGAACCCTCAACGAACACAATGAGTCAGAGCAGATCAGGGATTTACTTAATTTGCTGAAAGATGGCAAACAGCTCGCATTAATTTCTGATGCAGGAACTCCAGTTTTTGCAGATCCCGGATATCGCTTGATCCAAGCTATCATCGCAAGCCAGGGTGAAATTGTGTCTTTACCCGGGCCTTCATCACTGATGACGGCATTAGTTGTCAGTGGGCTGCCTTGTCAGGATTTTTATTGTGTCGGTTTTCTTCCCCGGAAGACAGAGTTGCGCCGAAAGGCCCTGCAAAGCCTGAAACGTTTGCAGACCACCTTGGTGATTTATGAAGCCCCGTACCGCTTAATTCCGTTGTTGAAAGACGTTTCAGGAGAGTTGGGGGGTCAGCAACCTGCAAGTCTTTGCGTACGACTCAGTTACCCAGACGAGAGAGTTCTTAGAGGTAATTTGAAAAAATTACTAGCTCACTGTGAAGCTTTCCCATTCAAGGGAGAGTTTGTATTACTGGTGGATAACAGAGTGTCTGGTCGATTTTCCAAAGGGTGTAAGGCCTCTAAAACTCGCTCAACTTGA
- a CDS encoding thiamine diphosphokinase: MDIGPNSPKALVVGNGETPSQTLLAQFWDKVDLRIGADGGANRLLSLGLTPDFVVGDLDSLTEANRKQFQASQLHLVTDQETNDVSKVLEFCHHQGIQGVHLLGMQGNRTDHFMACLDSCFGFRNLLEISMWSEAERIDLSTGRWSAVLPIGTTVSLIPAFGPVTEITSWGLGYALAGRSLCPGQPPCGVSNLSVQPDVRIKFSEGTLLVVTQLKQIE; this comes from the coding sequence ATGGACATAGGACCTAATTCACCAAAGGCTTTGGTAGTGGGAAACGGAGAGACGCCTTCTCAAACCTTATTGGCTCAATTTTGGGACAAAGTAGACTTGAGGATCGGAGCGGATGGTGGTGCAAATCGATTATTGTCGTTAGGGCTAACACCTGATTTTGTAGTAGGAGATCTGGATTCACTTACTGAAGCAAATCGAAAGCAATTTCAAGCTTCCCAGTTGCATCTGGTAACCGATCAAGAAACCAACGATGTTTCAAAAGTTCTTGAATTTTGTCATCATCAAGGGATCCAGGGTGTTCATCTCTTAGGAATGCAAGGGAACCGGACAGATCATTTCATGGCCTGCTTGGACTCTTGCTTTGGCTTCAGAAATCTGCTGGAAATCAGCATGTGGAGTGAGGCTGAGCGGATAGATCTTTCCACTGGGAGATGGTCTGCCGTGCTACCTATAGGTACCACAGTTTCCTTGATCCCAGCTTTTGGACCTGTGACTGAAATTACTAGTTGGGGCTTAGGTTATGCACTTGCTGGTCGAAGTCTGTGTCCTGGTCAGCCACCGTGTGGTGTTTCCAACCTGAGTGTTCAACCAGATGTCAGAATCAAATTTTCCGAGGGCACTTTGCTTGTTGTTACTCAACTAAAGCAAATCGAGTAA
- a CDS encoding GNVR domain-containing protein has translation MSLEQQENDQFKDLDTSSNVTPFPNPYNPQDSKSTNFYFLLLQISLKRNGWILLASVLIAFLSTWSYLELTPKTYVARVSYEVIPLNTVNLQQKNHERRIVDLEEEFLNQRTIRLFQKIEFLSFFLDRTGLTPVILTDLYDPTTDTYDLPNDLLSPDEFAAASLIGDTKNPTFEFQTEKSSGLTLLTVQFHNPELARSLANDGLRWANDYLVSQEIVDLQREIDSLSQSLSQLGAEKSIEVNSAERETSFSVSPLVLENLQQRLIDRQIELGVLEKTQPNAASITGMKALIGVLEAKLAEFNNQRDSKLIEDGRESGGISKLRIQFAQNQSRLELLKSGQQPLVRIIDRAIPPENPSKPNSRLILAFSLVVGLFGGVFLVFLVDFVRKTRQRLSANS, from the coding sequence ATGTCCTTGGAGCAGCAAGAAAATGATCAGTTCAAAGATTTGGATACCAGTTCCAACGTCACCCCATTTCCTAACCCATACAATCCTCAAGATTCCAAAAGCACCAACTTCTATTTCTTATTGCTGCAAATTAGTTTGAAGCGAAATGGGTGGATACTTTTAGCCAGCGTCCTGATAGCTTTTCTTAGTACTTGGTCTTATTTGGAGTTGACTCCGAAAACCTATGTAGCCAGAGTTTCTTACGAAGTTATCCCCTTAAATACGGTCAACCTTCAGCAAAAGAATCATGAAAGAAGAATAGTCGATCTGGAAGAGGAATTCCTCAATCAGCGCACAATCAGGCTGTTTCAAAAAATTGAGTTTCTCTCTTTTTTCCTTGATCGCACAGGCTTGACTCCTGTGATTCTAACAGATCTGTATGATCCTACGACGGATACCTACGACTTACCGAACGATTTGCTCTCCCCAGATGAATTTGCAGCTGCCTCACTGATTGGAGATACCAAAAATCCTACTTTTGAATTTCAAACTGAAAAATCCTCTGGACTGACATTACTAACAGTCCAATTCCACAACCCAGAACTGGCAAGAAGCCTAGCAAATGATGGATTGCGTTGGGCCAATGATTACTTGGTCTCTCAAGAAATTGTCGATTTACAGCGCGAAATAGATAGTCTGAGCCAATCCTTAAGTCAATTGGGAGCAGAAAAATCTATTGAAGTAAATTCAGCAGAAAGAGAGACTTCATTCTCTGTCAGTCCTTTAGTTTTGGAAAATCTTCAGCAGCGCTTGATTGATCGTCAAATTGAGTTGGGTGTACTTGAAAAGACACAGCCTAATGCAGCAAGCATAACGGGCATGAAAGCATTAATCGGAGTATTGGAGGCAAAACTGGCTGAATTCAATAATCAAAGAGATAGCAAGTTAATTGAAGATGGAAGAGAATCAGGGGGAATTTCTAAGTTGAGAATTCAATTTGCTCAGAACCAATCACGATTGGAACTATTGAAGTCAGGCCAACAGCCTTTGGTTCGAATTATTGATCGTGCCATTCCTCCTGAAAATCCTAGTAAACCCAATTCTAGATTGATTCTAGCATTTTCGTTGGTTGTAGGGTTGTTTGGTGGGGTGTTCTTGGTCTTTTTAGTCGATTTTGTTCGCAAAACAAGGCAGCGACTCTCAGCAAATTCTTAG
- the tyrS gene encoding tyrosine--tRNA ligase — MSVLKEFEWRGFCQQQTHPEELASRMDQQSICAYCGFDPTADSLHVGHLIPIMGLAHLQRHGHQIITLMGGGTAMVGDPSGKTEMRKMLTEEQLQKNIEAIRPQFRRFLRFDEENLQINNSEWLRDLNFLDFLREIGRHFSVNRMLSFETYKARLETGLSFLEFNYQLLQAYDFLELKRRYGCSLQLGGDDQWANIISGVDLIRRVDQHEAYGFTYPLLTTVSGKKMGKTESGAIWLDPTRTSPYEYYQYWVNLDDADVAKCLRLFTYLPQEQIQELEQLEGADIRKAKAVLAFETTSLAHGEEEARKAEKGAQAVFGGGGDRSQVPATEITQSRITAGILLLDLFVEVGICPSRSEARRLLQQGGLYLNQERIEELEATLNVEHFVEGEVLLRAGKKRYHRIIIQDGSSQ, encoded by the coding sequence TTGAGCGTCCTGAAAGAATTTGAATGGCGGGGTTTCTGCCAGCAGCAAACCCATCCAGAGGAATTGGCATCTCGGATGGATCAACAATCCATCTGTGCCTACTGTGGATTTGATCCCACCGCTGATTCACTACATGTGGGTCACCTCATTCCGATCATGGGATTAGCCCACTTACAACGCCACGGACACCAAATTATTACTCTGATGGGTGGTGGAACTGCGATGGTAGGAGATCCGAGCGGGAAAACTGAGATGCGCAAGATGCTCACAGAAGAGCAACTTCAGAAAAATATCGAAGCCATTCGTCCTCAATTTAGACGCTTTCTCAGATTTGATGAAGAAAATCTACAAATTAATAATTCGGAATGGCTGCGGGACCTAAACTTTTTGGATTTTCTACGAGAAATTGGTCGTCATTTTTCAGTAAATCGGATGCTTTCGTTCGAAACCTACAAGGCTCGTCTGGAAACAGGCCTCTCTTTTCTAGAGTTCAACTACCAACTCCTGCAAGCTTATGACTTTCTAGAATTGAAGCGACGTTACGGCTGCTCCCTACAACTCGGGGGTGATGATCAATGGGCGAATATTATTTCTGGGGTGGACCTGATTCGAAGAGTTGACCAGCACGAAGCATACGGTTTTACATATCCATTGTTGACTACTGTCAGTGGTAAGAAGATGGGCAAAACTGAATCTGGTGCTATCTGGTTGGACCCAACAAGAACTTCACCCTACGAATACTACCAATACTGGGTCAATCTTGATGATGCCGATGTGGCTAAGTGCTTAAGACTGTTCACTTATTTGCCACAAGAACAGATTCAGGAATTGGAGCAGTTGGAGGGGGCAGATATTCGCAAAGCCAAAGCAGTGTTGGCCTTTGAGACCACAAGTTTGGCACATGGTGAAGAAGAGGCCCGAAAAGCGGAAAAGGGTGCTCAAGCAGTTTTTGGGGGAGGTGGAGATCGGAGCCAAGTTCCCGCAACTGAGATTACCCAATCACGAATTACCGCAGGTATCCTACTTTTGGATTTATTTGTGGAAGTGGGAATATGCCCAAGTCGTAGTGAAGCCAGACGCTTACTGCAGCAAGGCGGTCTTTACTTGAATCAGGAACGTATTGAAGAATTAGAGGCTACTTTGAATGTTGAGCATTTTGTTGAGGGCGAAGTTTTGTTGAGGGCTGGAAAAAAGCGCTACCATCGAATTATTATTCAAGATGGATCTTCTCAGTAG